The region TTTCTGTAAAATTAACTGATTTCATATCCATCTTAATACTCCTTATGAAAATGATAAATTTAATAAGCTAAGATGCTTTATTAATATATTGGTATTATTTATTTATACATGGCGTAACCTCATGAAAATAATTCCATTGCATATTAATAAGCCGTTTCTAAATAGTAATATATTAACTTCATGAGTTCGTTGTTTTAATGTGTATAATATTAATTTGCATTAATTATACCATACTTTACCAATATCAACAGTTAAACATAATTTTAAAGGTGTGGAGTAGAAGATTAAATATACAAAAGAGACTTTCGATATTTAGAATGCAATTTCAAGATAAATTCATAGTCGATGATTTATATTTAGGTTATTACCTATAGTTAATACTGGATATCGTATTTCAGGGATTTGTCTACAAAGATTATAAGTGGAATTTTATGATACCTGGAAATATGAATGCATCGCAAGATGATTATACTTTGCTAAACACATACGCTATAGAAAAATACAACATGGAAGCAGTAAACAAAAAGCGATACCGATTTTGAAGAATCGGTATCGCTTATCATAATAACTTTTTACTTTGATTTAAAAATCTCACAGGTCTTCCTGCATGCAGCGTCCGTAGCCGCGCAGCCACCAAGTGCAGTTTCTCTTAATTCAAATGGAATCGAACGCCCCACAGCCATCATGGTGTCCACCATCTGGTCAAATGGAATGAACTGTACTATTCCTGATAATGCCATTTCTGCACATACCAGTGCATTGGCAGCACCTATAACATTACGGTTCTGACAGGGATATTCCACCAGACCGGCTACCGGATCGCAGACAAGCCCTAAGAGATTTGATAATGCAACAGTAGCTGCATCCAAGCACTGCCGCGGTGTTCCGCCCATGATTTCTGCTGCCGCTGCCGCTGCCATTGCAGAAGCTGCACCGACTTCAGCCTGACAGCCAGCCTGTGCTCCAGCTACGGTAGCGTTCCTCATAATCAGATAACCAACCGCACTTGCCGTAAAAAGACCATCTATGATCTGATTGTCATCCAGGGAAAACTCTTCTTCTAGAGCAAGTAGAAGTCCAGGTAGCACCCCGGAGCTTCCTGCCGTAGGCGCCGCCACAATAAGTCCCATCGAAGCATTCACTTCTAAAACGGCTAGTGAATAGGTAATCGCCTTGGACAGCATGCTTCCGCAAATGGATTTTCCTGATCTCCTTCTGTCTCGTACCTTTGCAGATTCTCCCCCGATTAGTCCGCCAACGGAAATCACAGGTTCATCCAGTGGTTTGTGGCAGGCTTCTTTCATAATCCGGTAAGCTTCCTTCATACGGCCAATGGTCTCTTCTGGACTGGAACCGAACTCGCTGGCTTCACGTTCCCGCATCACATCTGAAATCCGATAGTGGTTTTCCTCACATAATTTCAGCAATTCATTTCCTGATATAAAATCCATAAAAGCCTCCTAAACCTGAATAAGCATAACATCTTCTACTTTTGGATGTTCCCTAAGCTTTTCCAATAATTCTCGTGGGATTTCCTCATCAGATTCCACCACAGAGTAAGCAGTAGCACCTTTCCGTTCCCGGAACAAACGCATGAAAGCGATATTTACATTGCGCTCACTTAAACTGGTAGCGATATATGCCACCATTCCGGGATAGTCATGGTGCCGTATAACCAATGTGGAATATTCTCCGGTAAAGTCTACATCAATGCCGTTGATTCTGACAATTTTAATTTTACCGCCACCCAATGAGACGCCTCGGACCGACATGGTTTCAGCCTTTTCTCCAGATATATGAATATCTACTGTGTTTGGATGCACTTCTGTTTCTTTTTCATCCGCACGGAAGGTATACTTCAGTCCACATTCATCCGCTAGCTGGAAGGAATTCTTAATTCTCAGATCATAAGTCTCAAATCCCATGATTCCAGCAAGAAGCGCACGGTCAGTTCCATGGCCTTTGTAGGTCTTTGCAAAAGAACCATACAAAACAAACTCAACTTTGCTGATCGGCCCATTGAACATTTTTTTAACTAGAAGAGCAATCGCCACAGCACCCGCGGTATGTGAGCTGGATGGCCCTACCATATTGGGGCCGATTACATCAAAAATACTGATAGACGGCATAAACAGTAGTCCCCCTTTCGCAGTCAGTTAACTTTTTTTATCTTTTTTAATATATTTATGGTAGAACATATCGACCAGTGCGCTAATCGCATTATCTCCGGATACGTTACATGCAGTACCGAAGCTATCCTGAGCAATATACATTGCCTGAAGAAGACTGGCAATATCTGAAGCTAAAGGTATTCCTACAATCGGGAAGAATGGAGTCGCTGTGAAGATGGAACCACCTGGAGCTCCTGGAGACGCAACCAGGGCTATTCCTAGTACACAGATAAATGGGAACAGGGTAAGGAAGCCATGAGGCATGCCGTAAATGAGCAGGGTTGCGGTCACACAGCAGGTAATGGTAATCATAGAACCAGCCATATGAATATTTGCACATAGAGGAACTACGAAATTACGAATTTCTTCTGAAATACCATTGCTTTCTGCACATTTGATATTAACCGGAATCGTAGCAGCAGAAGACTGGGTACCGATCGCAGTTAGGTAACCAGGTATCTGGTTCTTCATCATGGTAATCGGATTTCGTTTTGTCATTAAGCCTGCAAAGGTAAAGGCCACAATCAGATAGATCAAATGAAGAAGTATAACAATCACGAATACCTTCCAAAGCACGGACATAATCGCAAAGGTAGTTCCTTGATAAGTCATCTTAGCAAAAGTTCCACAGATATACAAAGGAAGAATCGGAATAATCACACGGCCAAGTACCTTTGTAATAATCTTAGAAAAATCTTTGATCACATTGTAAAGAGTATCTCCAATCTCTTTGCCACGCATGGCGCTGATGCATACTCCCAGTACAAAGGCCAGAACAACAGCGGATGTCGTTTCAAGTAGCGGTGTGATCGTCAGGGAGAAATATCCGTCGATGACCTTGTCACATGCTGAAGCAACTTTCGCAACAACCCCTTCATTCACAAAAGATGGGAAAAACTTACTGGAAACAGCATAAGATGCGCTTCCCGCCAGCAGCGTAGAGGCATAAGAAATCGCTGCGGTAAACGCTAGCAACTTTCCGGCTCCTTGAGATAAGTCTGCAATTCCCATAGTAACAAAAGCCACTATCATAAGTGGGATGATAAACATTAAAAACTCTTTAAACAAATCCGATGCTGTAATCAATATTGAAGTTACAAAACTAGGGCAGTACATTCCGACTAAAATACCAATGGTAATAGCAATAATTAGCCTTGGTACTAGACCCAACCCCTTCTTACTCTTTTTACCTTCCACCATATCAATACCTCCCTTTCAATAAAAAAAATTTCATTATCTTTACCAATTGGCTGTAATTTATTTTATCATAAACACAACCAAATAGCAATATAATTTCTAATAATTCGACAAAAAAACACAGATTATTTAGTTAAAATGCACAAATAAACTGGAAAATTTTACGGATGATACCTGGAAACCCTTGACAAAAGGAAGATTCAAATGTTATAATCCAAAAAAAAAGAAGGATGTGTTTTGATGTCGGCTTTATCTGTTAATATGGTTTTCAACTGAATATAGTTGAAAAGGTGCATTCATGATGGGGATACCTCCTTTCTTTGTATTGCCCTTTTATAAACATACCTAACAGATTGCTTTATTCCTTTCATCATTATTGCGGGACAGGTGTGACTTGTCTCGCTTTTTTATTCATGACATGGGAAACTTCGCGAAGCGTGCTTTCTCTTGTTTTGATTTCTTATACCCGCAAGGAGCATTCTGCACTTTTACAGGTGTGGTATGTTTTTTTGCGGGTATTTTGCTTTCGGAATGTAAGTTAACATTCTGAGGATAAATTAACTTAAATAGAGGATGTAGAGTGGAAAATCAAGATTTTTCAAACTCGAATTGTGCTGTCGCCTAAATTTGTATGATTGCGACAGAATGGAGGATTTATATGAAATTTAGCTCGGTTCGTTATGCATAGCAAAGGCTAGTGCATGGCATCAATAAATGATACTTGTATAGCCTTTGCTCAATCCTAAATTTTATACTAGGAGGAGCTTAATGAGCTATATCAAAGCAACCGATGTGTTGCCAGAAGAAATTATCGAGATTATTCAAAATTATATTGACGGTGAATATATTTACGTTCCAAGGAAAGAAAATAATCGTAAAGGCTGGGGTGAGAACACCAAGAGTAAAGATATGATTATCTTAAGGAACTTAGAGATTTATGAAAAATACAAAAAAGGAGCGCAGATTGGTCATCTTTCGGAAACTTATTATTTATCGCCGAAAAGTATACAAAAAATTATAGCAAAGTTAAAACTTAAGAATCAGTAAATTTAATGATAATAACAATCTCAAAGGATTGGTATGCAAAAATGAGGATACAATCTCAAAGGATTGGTAAGCAAAAAAAGTGTCATGTATTAATGTTACGTGGCGCCTTTTTGTTTCTGAATTGTTTCATCGGTTGCAGTTATAAGGGCACAGATTTTATAATATTACTTGAAAAGAGAAATGTGTTTCCTAAATTTGTCCCTTGTTAGGAGGTAACTAAGGTGAAGAAGAAAAAGACAAAAGAAATAAATAAAACAAAAGATTCACAGAAAGAAGTGATTCAAGGTACTGTTGTAAATATCTTAAATAAACAAGTCAAAGTATTATCGGAAGGTAACATAATTACTTGTCTGATCCCTGGTTCTTTGTTAACTAGCAAAAACTCTTTAATAGTTGGGGATCAAGTCGAAGTGGAGCTAACTGGAACCGATCAATATAGATTAAACCATATTCATACAAGGACAACAGCGGTATATCGTGGTAACCGAAAAAGCCCTGAGGAAGATATTTTAATAGCAGCAAATGTTCAGTGTCTTTTAGCTATCGTTACTGCTGATTATCTTCTTCATCAGGCCGGTTATATAGAGTCCGCAATCATAGCTGCTAGACGAGCTGGGATACAAGTGGGTGTATTTATTAGTAAGTGGGATTTGATTGGAGAAAACACTCAGAATCTGTTACAAGAGAAACTAACTTACTATCAAAGTACCGCTGACTTTGTATTTGTTGGCTCTGCTTGTGAATGTCAAGAAGAATTAATAAATAAGGTAGAAGGTAAAACTGTTGTAATTATTGGTGATAGATCATGTGGTAAAACATCTTTAATCCGAAGTTGTTTAAACGAATTAGCGATAATTGAAAAGTATCAGAGGAATATAGCAAGTACCTATAACAGTGATTTACATGCTGGTTTTAATGGAACATTGTGGATTGATACACCTGGATTTCGCGATTTTGCTTTACAAGGAATAACAGAAGAAGAACGAGGTGATGTATTCCCTGAGATATCGCAATTGACGAAAGGGTGTTATTTTAGAAATTGTACCCATGTCCACGAAGATGGGTGTCAGGTTCTAGAGGAGTTACGAGCAAAAAAAATAAGAAGAGATCGATATGATTCCTATCAAAAGATGATTGGTACGAAAGCTACATCAGATACGGAATCAAAGTTAGATTATCGGCGTGCTGCCTGTACAGAGTGCTTTCCATGTAAAGTGTGTGGTGCGTTTGTAGTACCAGATGGGGCCGGAAGCCAACATCGTAATCATTGCCCAAAATGTTTATCGAGTATACATGTAGATATTGAACCAGGCGATCGAGCATCTTTGTGTCAAGGGATAATGGAACCGGTCAGTGTGTGGGTACGTAAGGGTGGTGAATGGGCAATAATCCACAGGTGTAAGGAGTGCGGTGATTTAAGCTCTAATCGTATCGCAGCGGATGATAACCCAGCTCTTTTAATGTCGATAGCTGTGAAACCTCTGGCTATGACTCCTTTTCCACTTAATAAATTAGAGGATATATTTAAGCAGTGATATGCTTTTTTAGAATATTTTTCACTGATCGTGTTAAGGAGACGTTTTCAATCTGGTAAGAAATAATTATGTAGATACAAAATGTATATAATAAGAAGATCCCTTACTTTTCGTTTAGAAAAGTAAGGGATTTTGTATGTTTAGGATAGAGAAAGCAAATGGTATAAATAGTAATAATTCATTGCATGAATAAAATATTTACATAATTAATTTGTGGAACAGATAATTAATCAGTAGTACTCAGCCCGACTATAACTTAAAATAAATTTTAAACACCAGATAGGTCTATGTTTTAGGAAAAATTCTCACCGAAAGATATAATAATTTATGTTGTAATAAATTGATAAGGTATTATAATTAGATTAATTTATTTAGGACAGGGAAAAGCTCGCGAAGCGTACTTTTTCTTGTTTACAGTTATATAAAAATAGAAAGAAGGGGATTGTATGATTGAAGAAATTCTAGAGTTTAATAAAGCCTTTGTCGAAAATAAAGGATACGAGAAATATATAACCAATAAATTCCCACAGAAAAAAGTTGCAATTGTATCTTGTATGGATACTAGGTTAACGGAATTATTACCAGCTTCCATGGGACTTAAGAACGGAGATGCAAAAATAATAAAAAATGCAGGTGGAGTTATTTCACACCCTTTTGGTAGTGCAATGCGAAGCTTGCTTATAGCTATATACGAATTAAGTGTTAGCGAAATACTAGTAATAGGGCATACGGATTGCGGAGCTAGGTATACGGACAGCCAAAAGATGATAGAAAAAATGAAAGGACAAGGAATAACACAAAATAATATCGATATGATGAAGTATTGTGGAATTGACTTTGATTCTTGGCTGGGAGGTTTTGTAGATTTAGATGAATCAATCAAGAAATCAGTTGAATTGATACGTAATCACCCTTTAATCCCGGAGACGGTAATGGTATATGGATTAATAATTGATTCTGAGACTGGAGAGTTAAGTAGAATTGTTTAGCTATAAGAACTAAAATTCAAAGTGTTTATGAAGGATGAATTATTAAAGTATGTTACCACTAAGGAGGATCTTGGTGTGATAATTATTAGTTATAAGAAAATGAATTAGAATGAAAAAAGAAATAAATGAAAATGAATTAGAGTGAAAAAAGAAATAAATGAATATGAATTAGAACGAACGAAAAAGAATAAAATGAAAAGGAATTAGAATGAAACAAATTATACTTATACCGCAAGATGTGGACGAATCAGGGAAAAATTATTTACAAGAAAAAGGATATGAGCTTCGTATTTTACAAGACAGTTCAATAGAAAATATCTGTAATAATATTGGTGATTGTAGTGGTCTTTTACTTCGTACTGTACCTTGTACGAAAGAGGTTTTTGATGCGGCACCTCATTTAAAGGTAATCGGTAGACACGGGGTGGGATATGATAATATAGACATCGCTGAAGCAACAGCTCAAGGCATTAAAGTTTGTTACACTCCATTGGCCAATGCTAACTCGGTAGCTGAACACACTATAATGCTACTATTAGCTTGTGCTAAGAATATTGTAATAGCGGATAAAGAATTAAGGCAGGGCAATTATGAAATCAGAAATCAAATGCCTGGTATTGATGTCTTTGGTAAGACTTTAGGAATTATAGGATTTGGAAGAATTGGTAAGAGTGTTGCAAAAAAAGCTGCATTAGGATTGGGTATGAAAATTCTTGCTTATGGACGTGGACTAGAGATTAAAGAAGTACCAGATTATGTAACGATAATAAAAGAAGTGGATGAGCTTATTCGTCAATCTGATTTCATCTCGTTACATATGCCCTATAGTAAAGAGATGCAAGGTTTCATGGATTCTACGAAGTTATCGCTGATGAAACCAGAGGCAGTTTTAATTAATACTGCAAGAGGTGGTATCGTGAATGAGGATGATTTATATCATGCACTAATAAATCATAAGATAGCGGGAGCAGGACTGGATGTTTTTATAGATGAGCCGTTTAAGGAGACGTTATCAAACTTATTCCAATTAGATAATGTTGTTGTAACACCTCATAGCGCTGCGTTAACAAAAGAAGCCATGGCAAGAATGAGTTTAGATGCCGCAATTGGAATTGATGAAGTATTAAGCGGTAAAAAACCTTCTTGGCCGGTGAATTGAGACCGACCCTGAATTTAAAAATTAAAAACCATGAAAAGTTACAAAGGTGAGTATATCGACCTTAATAACATTTCATGGTTTTTTCTATAATGTATTATATGTAACAATAAATCATAAATATTTCATCTGAAATAGATATCAGCATCACAATAGTCTTACTTGCAAATTTTCTGATTCGTACGCTCATAATGATACTGTCTATTTGTTTGAACAATATAGAATAAGGTGGAACGTATTTATTGCATTGTTTATATTGAGTTTAAGACCAAATGAAAAATTTGTGCTATACTTTAAGCATATACATCTGTGAGGTGGTATTTCCTATGAAAATAAAGGACATGTTTACAAAAAATATAACAATAAAAAAGAGGCTTGTGATTTCAAATATCCTGATGATTCTCGTTCCGGTGGTAATCACTGCGTTCATCGGGTTTGTGTGCGTAGGCATCATCTGGGTTTCCGTCACACATGGGATGGGGCTTGGGTTTGAGGATAGTGAGGACTTCTACAACGCTAGCCGTAACATTACTATGATCATCGAGAAATCACTGGAGAAAGGTACACATATTAATTTAGCCGAGGATCTGAAAGGAATCAGCGAAATGCTTGACAAAAACGCCCTGACGTTGTTTGTGGATTTCTCTGGTGAAAATCTATACCGGTACGGGCATACAACCGATGCCGATGGAACACTTCTAGAAGCAGTGGAAGTATTGGGTGGCGAGGGGTTCGTTTCCAACGGAAGCCGGGAGCTGTATATCCAGCAGTCTGAAATTGACGGCAGTGCCTATCGCATCGCCCTTTTTGCCAGCCCTTCGGAGCTGTCATACAATACCCTGAAAGTAGCTATCGTGTTATCGACCATTATTTTGCTGTCTGTCGTATTCTTTTCCATCCGGCTCACGAATCGATTCCTAACCAAATTCGTTTTTCAGAAGATTGAGCGACCGCTGGACATACTTTCAAACGGAGTGATGCAGATCAGCAATGGGAATCTAGAGCACCGCATTGATTATGAATATCAGGATGAGTTTGCACCTGTCTGTGCTGATTTTAATGAAATGGCCGCCCGGCTCAAAGCTTCGGTGGAACTGACGGAGCAGCATGAGCAAAGTCGCAAAGAGCTTCTGGTCGGCATTTCCCATGACCTACGCAGCCCGCTGACCTCTATCCGCGCCTATGTGGAGGGGCTTTTGGACGGCGTTGCAAAAACACCCGAAGCCCAAAGAGGATATCTGGAAATCATCAGGAGCAAAGCCGAAGACATCGACCGCATGCTGACCAAAATCTTCTTATTCTCTAAAATGGAGCTGGGCGAGTACCCGGACAATCCGGAGCTGCTGTACCTTGACGATGAGGTGCGACAGCTTGTACGGGCATTGGGTACAGAGTACGAAGAAAAGGGGTTAGTTCTCTCTGCTGGCGATCTTGTTCCGGCCACCGTGTCGGCCGATCCGGATCAGCTCCGGCGTGTGCTTACCAACATTATGGAGAATAGCGTAAAATATAAAACAAAGGACGTGGGCACCCTGACCATTTCCTTGCAAGAGGAAGACAGTGGGTACCGCCTGTCTCTTTGTGACGATGGACCTGGTGTCTCGGAGGCTGCATTGCCCCACTTATTCGAGGTATTCTATCGCAGCGATCCATCCCGACAGAACCCTCATCGTGGTAGTGGCCTAGGTCTTGCCATCGCAGCCAATGCGATACAGCGTATGAAAGGAACTATAGAGGCAAAAGTCAGCGGGAATGGCGGTCTGGAAATTGTGATCTGCCTACCGAAAGCGGAGGTATAACATGGGAAAAATATTGATTATAGAAGATGATGCAGCGATTGCCGCCATTGAGCGGGATTATCTTGCGATTGACCATTTTGAAGTAGAGATTGCGCTGGACGGGAGAAGTGGTATGGAAAAAGCCTTGCAGGGCGGCTTTGATCTGATTCTACTGGATTTGATGCTTCCAGGCATCGACGGTTTTACCGTTTGCTGCAAGCTACGAGAGACGCTGGACATTCCGATACTGATGGTCACAGCCCGGCGGGAGGACATTGATAAAATACGCGGGCTAGGGCTTGGTGCAGATGATTACATTGAGAAGCCTTTTTCTCCAAGCGTGTTGGTAGCAAGAGTTAAGGCGAACTTGGCGCAGTATGCCAGATTGAAGAAAACGGATAGAACCGCACCAATACAGCTCAACATAGGCAGTATCCGCATCAACACCGATACCCACAGGGTCTATGTGAATGACATTGAAATTGATTTAAAAAATAAAGAATACGAGCTTTTGCTGTTTTTGGCGCTCAACGCGGATGTGGTATTCAACCGGGAAACGCTTTACGAACGCATTTGGGGTATGGACGCCATGGGGGACAACGCCACGGTCGCTGTCCACATTAATCGGCTACGGGATAGGATTGAGGAAGATCCGGGCAATCCTCGGTATATCCAGACGGTTCGTGGTGCGGGTTATCGGCTCAAGGCGTAAGAAAAATATAATAAGTTTTCCATCTCATCATATTTTATCCATAGTTTAACTTGAGGATAGGTGTAGTTTAATCTGCTTGTTTATACTGGCTCTGTACCAGAAAGCAAGCAGATTTTTTATTATGAGACTTTTTAAATTATTTTATCTCCAGTTTATATACATGCAAACAGCAGTTTAAATATGGTAGATACAATGAACACAGAAACTTGTAAGGAGGCAACACCTATGATACAAACAGAACACCTTTCAAAGACTTACCGAAATGGCTTTAAGGCTGTCAAAGATTTAAATCTTCATGTGAACAAGGGCGACATTTTTGGATTTCTAGGACCGAATGGCGCGGGAAAGACCACAACCATACGAATGCTTGATGGGTTGCTTGAACCGACCGCCGGACAGGTTTTTATCGACGGCATGGATGTCAATAAGCAAGCATTGGAAATAAAGAGGCTTATTGGAGTTGTACCAGAATCTCACGGATATTATGACTGGATGACCGCAAAAGAATATCTGCAATATTTTAACTCTTTATTCGGCGGAAACGAAGGGGACGTCTATCTCGAAGAGCTGCTCAAAAAGGTGGGGCTTCGAGAAAAAAAGAACGTGCCGGTAGGCGAGTTCTCACGCGGAATGAAGCAACGTTTAGGTATTGCAAAAGCCTTGGTAAACCATCCGAAGATTATTTTTCTTGATGAGCCGACTCTGGGACTCGATCCAAGTGGGCAGAGAGATATCCAGCAGCTTATCCGAGAAATTAATCTGAATGATGGCATCACTGTTTTCATCACTTCCCATCTGCTTAAGGATATTGAGGTACTGTGCAATAAGGTCTCCATTATCAAGGATGGAATCCTTGTGGAGCAAGGCAGTATTAAGGAACTTCAGGGAAGATATGTAACTGCTTATACGATCCTGCTTCAAACAAATGACAACGATTTGGCTCTGTCGCTCATTCAAAGGCTCGACGGTATTAGCGATGTATCAAAAGGTGAGAGACAACTTGTCGTGCGGCTTTCCGAGGGACTTGACGCAAACGAAATTAGCACGGTCAAGCGGAACTTGGCAGGCACCGTTTTCACAGCGGGCATAGATATCCGGGAAATGACGCATAAGACCCTCAGCATGGAAGATATCTTCTTCAAGGTGACGGAAAGCAGTCAGATTGGAAGGGAGGCGGTTCTATGAACAGTCACATCATCAAGAAGGAATTGCGTGAAAGTCTCTATGAAAGCAAGGGGCTTTGGATGATTGTCGCTTCGACGTGTATTTTATCTGGCCTTTGCTTGATTACGGTCTTCAGTAAAGAGGGCTCTGTGTTGGCTCAAAGTGATATTCTTCAGTACGCCATTAAAGCGGCCATGTTCGTGACTCTCATTGTCTCCATTGTGCTGGGTGCCACCTGCTTTGTAACAGAACGTGAGGGCAATACGCTGGAAAGCCTGCTTTTGACGCCCATCTCGAAACTTAACTTGACCATGGCAAAATACATCGGTGTTTTAATCATCGGTACCGTCCTGTTCGGAGTATCCATCCCTTATCTCATTGCCATTGGCGCCGGATCGGGGTTGACTGTAAGCGCTTTGCTGATTACATTTGGTGCGGGAGGGATCCTGCTTTTGGCCTTTACCGCAGTCTCCGTTGCTCTGTCTATCTTGATGGAAAGTTCCAAGGCATCGCTTTTGACTTCGATGTTGATTTTGCTTATACTGGCTTTTCCTGCATTCATTCAGAGCCTG is a window of Lachnoclostridium phytofermentans ISDg DNA encoding:
- the sdaAA gene encoding L-serine ammonia-lyase, iron-sulfur-dependent, subunit alpha, which produces MDFISGNELLKLCEENHYRISDVMREREASEFGSSPEETIGRMKEAYRIMKEACHKPLDEPVISVGGLIGGESAKVRDRRRSGKSICGSMLSKAITYSLAVLEVNASMGLIVAAPTAGSSGVLPGLLLALEEEFSLDDNQIIDGLFTASAVGYLIMRNATVAGAQAGCQAEVGAASAMAAAAAAEIMGGTPRQCLDAATVALSNLLGLVCDPVAGLVEYPCQNRNVIGAANALVCAEMALSGIVQFIPFDQMVDTMMAVGRSIPFELRETALGGCAATDAACRKTCEIFKSK
- the sdaAB gene encoding L-serine ammonia-lyase, iron-sulfur-dependent subunit beta codes for the protein MPSISIFDVIGPNMVGPSSSHTAGAVAIALLVKKMFNGPISKVEFVLYGSFAKTYKGHGTDRALLAGIMGFETYDLRIKNSFQLADECGLKYTFRADEKETEVHPNTVDIHISGEKAETMSVRGVSLGGGKIKIVRINGIDVDFTGEYSTLVIRHHDYPGMVAYIATSLSERNVNIAFMRLFRERKGATAYSVVESDEEIPRELLEKLREHPKVEDVMLIQV
- a CDS encoding dicarboxylate/amino acid:cation symporter, yielding MVEGKKSKKGLGLVPRLIIAITIGILVGMYCPSFVTSILITASDLFKEFLMFIIPLMIVAFVTMGIADLSQGAGKLLAFTAAISYASTLLAGSASYAVSSKFFPSFVNEGVVAKVASACDKVIDGYFSLTITPLLETTSAVVLAFVLGVCISAMRGKEIGDTLYNVIKDFSKIITKVLGRVIIPILPLYICGTFAKMTYQGTTFAIMSVLWKVFVIVILLHLIYLIVAFTFAGLMTKRNPITMMKNQIPGYLTAIGTQSSAATIPVNIKCAESNGISEEIRNFVVPLCANIHMAGSMITITCCVTATLLIYGMPHGFLTLFPFICVLGIALVASPGAPGGSIFTATPFFPIVGIPLASDIASLLQAMYIAQDSFGTACNVSGDNAISALVDMFYHKYIKKDKKS
- a CDS encoding CD3324 family protein, with product MSYIKATDVLPEEIIEIIQNYIDGEYIYVPRKENNRKGWGENTKSKDMIILRNLEIYEKYKKGAQIGHLSETYYLSPKSIQKIIAKLKLKNQ
- the rsgA gene encoding ribosome small subunit-dependent GTPase A is translated as MIQGTVVNILNKQVKVLSEGNIITCLIPGSLLTSKNSLIVGDQVEVELTGTDQYRLNHIHTRTTAVYRGNRKSPEEDILIAANVQCLLAIVTADYLLHQAGYIESAIIAARRAGIQVGVFISKWDLIGENTQNLLQEKLTYYQSTADFVFVGSACECQEELINKVEGKTVVIIGDRSCGKTSLIRSCLNELAIIEKYQRNIASTYNSDLHAGFNGTLWIDTPGFRDFALQGITEEERGDVFPEISQLTKGCYFRNCTHVHEDGCQVLEELRAKKIRRDRYDSYQKMIGTKATSDTESKLDYRRAACTECFPCKVCGAFVVPDGAGSQHRNHCPKCLSSIHVDIEPGDRASLCQGIMEPVSVWVRKGGEWAIIHRCKECGDLSSNRIAADDNPALLMSIAVKPLAMTPFPLNKLEDIFKQ
- a CDS encoding beta-class carbonic anhydrase, whose amino-acid sequence is MIEEILEFNKAFVENKGYEKYITNKFPQKKVAIVSCMDTRLTELLPASMGLKNGDAKIIKNAGGVISHPFGSAMRSLLIAIYELSVSEILVIGHTDCGARYTDSQKMIEKMKGQGITQNNIDMMKYCGIDFDSWLGGFVDLDESIKKSVELIRNHPLIPETVMVYGLIIDSETGELSRIV
- a CDS encoding hydroxyacid dehydrogenase encodes the protein MKQIILIPQDVDESGKNYLQEKGYELRILQDSSIENICNNIGDCSGLLLRTVPCTKEVFDAAPHLKVIGRHGVGYDNIDIAEATAQGIKVCYTPLANANSVAEHTIMLLLACAKNIVIADKELRQGNYEIRNQMPGIDVFGKTLGIIGFGRIGKSVAKKAALGLGMKILAYGRGLEIKEVPDYVTIIKEVDELIRQSDFISLHMPYSKEMQGFMDSTKLSLMKPEAVLINTARGGIVNEDDLYHALINHKIAGAGLDVFIDEPFKETLSNLFQLDNVVVTPHSAALTKEAMARMSLDAAIGIDEVLSGKKPSWPVN
- a CDS encoding sensor histidine kinase, yielding MKIKDMFTKNITIKKRLVISNILMILVPVVITAFIGFVCVGIIWVSVTHGMGLGFEDSEDFYNASRNITMIIEKSLEKGTHINLAEDLKGISEMLDKNALTLFVDFSGENLYRYGHTTDADGTLLEAVEVLGGEGFVSNGSRELYIQQSEIDGSAYRIALFASPSELSYNTLKVAIVLSTIILLSVVFFSIRLTNRFLTKFVFQKIERPLDILSNGVMQISNGNLEHRIDYEYQDEFAPVCADFNEMAARLKASVELTEQHEQSRKELLVGISHDLRSPLTSIRAYVEGLLDGVAKTPEAQRGYLEIIRSKAEDIDRMLTKIFLFSKMELGEYPDNPELLYLDDEVRQLVRALGTEYEEKGLVLSAGDLVPATVSADPDQLRRVLTNIMENSVKYKTKDVGTLTISLQEEDSGYRLSLCDDGPGVSEAALPHLFEVFYRSDPSRQNPHRGSGLGLAIAANAIQRMKGTIEAKVSGNGGLEIVICLPKAEV
- a CDS encoding response regulator transcription factor, with protein sequence MGKILIIEDDAAIAAIERDYLAIDHFEVEIALDGRSGMEKALQGGFDLILLDLMLPGIDGFTVCCKLRETLDIPILMVTARREDIDKIRGLGLGADDYIEKPFSPSVLVARVKANLAQYARLKKTDRTAPIQLNIGSIRINTDTHRVYVNDIEIDLKNKEYELLLFLALNADVVFNRETLYERIWGMDAMGDNATVAVHINRLRDRIEEDPGNPRYIQTVRGAGYRLKA
- a CDS encoding ABC transporter ATP-binding protein, whose product is MIQTEHLSKTYRNGFKAVKDLNLHVNKGDIFGFLGPNGAGKTTTIRMLDGLLEPTAGQVFIDGMDVNKQALEIKRLIGVVPESHGYYDWMTAKEYLQYFNSLFGGNEGDVYLEELLKKVGLREKKNVPVGEFSRGMKQRLGIAKALVNHPKIIFLDEPTLGLDPSGQRDIQQLIREINLNDGITVFITSHLLKDIEVLCNKVSIIKDGILVEQGSIKELQGRYVTAYTILLQTNDNDLALSLIQRLDGISDVSKGERQLVVRLSEGLDANEISTVKRNLAGTVFTAGIDIREMTHKTLSMEDIFFKVTESSQIGREAVL